The Plectropomus leopardus isolate mb chromosome 14, YSFRI_Pleo_2.0, whole genome shotgun sequence DNA window AGTTGGATGGATCGTGGCACCCTCATGCCCCGCGCCCATTTAACCCCCACAACCCTGCAGATCCATCATCATACGACACACAAACGCACAAGCAGCCCTGACACTCACATTTGAGCGTGCAGTCCTCCTGAGCTGCAGCCTGCTGCTGAGCTCCCCCTCATACACACAGTCTTGTGAGAGACAAACGCACCTCTGACAACCCCCCAATCTCAGTATTTTAGtgtagacaaaacaaaaccaaggaGACAGCGGACTTCTGTGTTTgggcagtggttcccaactggtgggacactgtgttgtttacattttgggaagtaaaattgaatatgtgatAATTTATCTGAtctgtggaccttgaactaatgatgGAGAAATCTGGACCTTGTGGCTGGACCATTTGGGAATCACTGTGTTAGGGAAAGCTAGCTAGCACACGGTCCCAGCAGAGTGGATAGTGTTTATGCATCTCTCCATACAGCGACAATAAAAGGCAAATGTTCTGATTTCTTGTTGCCACAAACGTGTTAAGCTTTGAAAGCACAGCAAATTCATCCCCTTCCATAATTTGCATCTGGTGAAGTTATGTTCTTATTTTGtctcatctttttctctttcccttcctcatttctcagttttgtctAGCAAGTTAACTTGGCCCATTTCCAGCGAACCACTGACAGTTTGTAGGAGACACATACACACGAAGACGGAAGGAAAAAACAGCTGGTTTGATTCGTGGGTGGCATTAGCAAAGTGCAGcagacttgtttttttactctctctcttttttaattgtACAAGGTTGAAGAGGTCAAGATCTGATTTAATTAACGATGTAAATAACTAAAGAGGAACAGAGAAAAGGAAGTAACAGAGATTGGGGAAAAAATTGGTATTGGATTCAGTAATGTTTACTTTGCTCTCTTTTAGGTGCGATAAGCAGCTATTTCATGTCTTGTTAATTCATGTGTACAAGTGTTTACATAGAGATTGCAGCATCTAATTAGTGGTGATTTTGGCTCTACATTGAGTGGGGTTTACTTGCCAATATTAGCCATGGTAGCCATTGACCTGGGCCTTGTTCAATTAGCCTGGCGAGGTTATCGTTGTTGACCCTGCATGTCAAGTGGCCCTGTTTTCACCTCCAAGGCTGTTAATTAGGGGACAAAATAAAGCAACGGAATCGAGCTTGGCAGCTACTCCAGGGAAATGTGATATTGTGTATGACAGAagacaaaatgtgtttgcacAATTTTCATAACTACTTAAGGCTGATTTATACCTGTTTTACGTAACAAAATAGATATGTTTGTTTCAAACATAAATTTTACTGCCATCATGCCTCCGTGCGTCCTTTATGATAGCATAGATGCATCCTATAGATGGCTTTGGAGGCCGTGATGATGTACCTTTTAAACAAGGTACATTGCTGAGTCCATTAAATACATCGCAACATAGTGTTTCCCAGAATTAGAGTGAATGTGTGGTGGTAGCTGACTTTTTAACTTtagtttttgttagttttgtttttttcctttgaaatgtgtgtccttttgcatcattctatgtcccctctctaaatttagaGTTGTTTACGGGTCCATGAACACAGTGCATGttgagctctccatgagttctttttaCCTCAGCAGCAATTGTGACTCGTGGGGTAGATGGCTGATCTGTCAGTCCATTCACAGCTGATCTGATTAGATCATATTGATGGATTAGAGGAGAAAACTTTTGCAAACTTTAAGAcggttacatttcacttttaatgtgcctgacgttctactgctccatctgtgcccaaaGTACGCTCTGCGCTCCAACAGTGTGGTGCTATAAATAACCAAACAGGGTttatattccaatagcactcCTAATGCAGGTCCatcttcaaaaaatgtaaaatcttttTGTGGCAGCGTGTGTATTTATCTTGGTAGGCCGCCACaagtaaatgaatgtgtggggtACCCTGCAACATGTGGATGGAGAATTTTTTTCACTATATTATTGATTTGTTTCAGCCCgccatttttaaatgtcctccTGGTCTCCTATGGTCGTATTTCATTACTAACTACGCTACACTGCCTCCATGATCTCTGTTGATACCGTTCTGTTTCGTGCTTATCTGTAAGTACAGAGAGAAGGCTCTGTCCATCTCTGTACATGTGTTGTGCATAATtgagctctttttttgttagttgGGATGACTGCAGCTTAGAGTTGAGTTTGATAATAAATACTAGGGTCACAATTTTACATTACCATATTATTCtaacaaaatgaataatgatTTGATAATTAAATTGTAACCCATTTGTAAAATATCATCTTTTTGATATTCGGCCGCATTAAAattatgaacatttttcagctctgtgaTGCCCACCCTCAAATTTTGATAAccagaaatatttaaatcatgCCGGTTGCATCACCAGTGTTTGCATCACAAGCCTTTCGTCCGTCTTTGCACAGAAAACGTGTTGtaacttgggaaaaaaaaaagtgtcatttttttgtgctttgagtcTTCCCCATTAAAAGAGAGCCAGAGCACGGTGGAGGTAGCGAGGGAGAGAAAGCAGTAGAGAGAATTTCCTTGCTTCATTAATTGGCAGCTCTGTGGTACACTAAACATTgcacaagcgcacacacacacacacacacacacacacacacacacacacacacacagctgaataCTGTGACTGCTCTGAAGCCACTGCCTTATATTTAGTCAAGGGAGACCAGCCTCTGTCACTTTTTCTCTTGCTTAACCTcgctctttctcttcctctctctgtggcCGTGTTGAAGAGGAGTCTCATGGGAGGGCTTAACTCTGAGCCCttattcttttttcctttctttccttatCGTCCTCTGAATAGAGCGGTACACTGTTGTTAAACTTGGTCCAGGAGACACACTCTGTGCAGAGATAGAATACAGAAACGGAGGAGGTTCGGTATCTGCCTTCCTGCCTTTATTACCGCCACCGCTAACAGGCTGGTCTGCTTTGCTCTGTGTTCACACGATGCATTTTTGTGCAGCGGCAGAAAATGTGTGCAGGAGTCTTTGTATTTGCGAGCTGAAATGATGAACAAGCATCCCGATTTTACCTTTTTGCAGCGAAAGGCATGAAATCAATAGTTCACTTAAGGTGGAACTGAGGTCAGCAGGGCTTTACATGCCTGTCTTTGCACCTTTCAGCTCGGAGAGTAATTCACATAAGGCCCTGCTTAAATTATGATGTACAACCTAGAAAATAGCAGGGGCTTCTGTGATGTCATGGTTATTGAGTGTTCGGTAGCTTCAGGGGAGATTTTACCTTTTTCAGCCACTGTCATTATCGCCAAATTGGGGGGTGCAAGTGGGAGGAGGGGTGCTATCTTAATTGCTTTCCGTGAATAATTTCAGTCCCCTAATTTGGCGATAATGACAGTGGCTGcggcttttgtatttatttatccaaaCATTAATTGACAGGACTGACATTAGCCAGGGCGGTTATTGCGCATTTGATTGCGCACAAGGGAGCAaagaaaattacagtaattatcATTCTGATATGGATTATGAATATGCATTCCCACACTTAATGTGTCTGTCAGCATTTTAGTAACAACAAGGCACTCTGCCATGACAACAGCACTTTAGCTTATCTCCATCTCTGTTTCCCTAAACCCGATCCAACCGGTGCTTGTGGAGAACAGATGACATGTATTGTCTAAATGATTTAGCTGCCCCACTGTAGCTTTTTAACAACACCCGGGCATGTAGTTTGGTGAAATGGTCGTCATGTGGATTGTTTCAATTGGCCTATAAAGGGGCCTCAGCTTGTGGAATTAATTGGAATTAGTGCGTGGTGTGTTATTGGGAACGGACATttaagtttctgtttttttcacaggcGGAGGGAGAAGACAATTTGAAGAAGATGCAGCTGATGGAGCTAGCGATTCTCAATGGGACATACAGagacaacaacatcaaaacacgTAAGTGAGCGTCCATGGAGTTAACACAATCCACCTATTTTGCATCATAAACAACCAATCTTTTAACAGCCTTGACCATACTTAATTATcgtatatatttgttttgtatttctcatTAACTAATACTGTGTACCCTCATAAATGAATGTGTAGTGAGACCTCCTGTGTACATACCATCATATTATCTCTGACCACTAGCAGACATCTCTCTCTCAAGCTCTCCAAACAATTCATGTTTACCTACCCAACTATGAGTAGGACGACTTCCATTCTGTTCTACTCCGTATTTCTTTCCTCTTCAACCATTCCTCCATCCGTCCCCCCTCCCTGCAATCCAGATGCCATCGCTCTGTATCACTTGCTCTTGGCGGACTCTAAACTTTCAGCACATTGCTGTAATCCACTTGCTCAACCCTGCATGTTAGTCACTAGCTCACACATCTACAGTGCTTGTTAATCACCAAATGCCATTTCTTAATGCAGAATCACAACTAAGATTAGACCATTATGCAAAGgccaaacatttttgttgcttctcaactggtgggtcatggtccaaaagtggTTTTGTTCCATTCTGAGGGGACCACAAGTGAGTCATGGACttgttaattttgtaaaaacacactttattttgatgtacATTGAATTcctggcacagagcttttattttgaagtgccatttctgtttattcttgcagtatgttttatttctttgtgatcTAAcccaacatgttgtttacattttgtgaaaatgtactTGAAAATCAAATATGTGGTTTTATAATGTTTGGACCGcaaactaatgactaaggaaaaatctggaccctgtgcCTGggccagttgggaaccactacAATAGAGCATATTAGTCCAGAATTTGTGCATTTACTCTCTGGACCCTTGGTTATGCCCTTAATTATCATTCggaattttatttaaagttaagtATTTAAGAAGTTAAGTTCTTCTATGCTCAaaactttgaaataaaataaaagtgcaaatttttattgtttaattgtcCAACTTTAAAATCTGCACAATCCACAGTGAACTGGCCCACCTTCTAACCGTAGTCACAATAGTGCTTGATTTACCTGACCTGCCTTGGGGGAAGCTTGTGTGGCACAGCTCACGGCACGTGCTGATGCAGAACcacttgaaaaatgatttttgtgtgtgttcatttgtgtgtgtgatccaaCTTAAATGGACTGCTGACTGTCTGGGGgataaacattattttaggtTGCTAGCAACTTAAATTTAGTAGGTTCCCATGAATTCAGTGATCTTCATATTCAAGCCAAAATTCCTTATCAGGCTTTTGTGAAAGCTGGTCTCCATTGAATTTATCTCCTCTGCGTATAGTCAACAGCTCCATTTCTGTTGGCATGTGTGTTGTTTACCTCACCTGTGCCATTTCCAGTAGATGAATGTATAGTTGCTGTGGTGATTTGTATGCTTTGAATGCATTGGGATGACAGCAGCATTTTGTGCTTCTTggtgtgagggtttttttttttccgttattttaattttgtttggcTATGTTGACTTCCTTTGCAACAGATTGTGGCTTTTGTGGTTCACCACCATGATCATTGCATGGACTAATTTTCCCTTTTGcccccctcttctctcctctctacCTGCCACCTCCCGttccctcctctttttcctcctttgtattttttccctttcactGCTCATCTGTGATTATGATCAACCACACTTCACTTTTATCTGTCGTCCTCTTTCTTTCTACTCCTGTCCTTCACTCTCTTGCTTATGGCAGCCACCCTTGCATTCTCTCttgcagcagcggcagcagccgCTCAGGGCCCCCGTCTCATAGCGGCCCCTACTGGTCAGGTGTTGCCTCCCCAGGCACTCCGGCCCCCAACACCAGCTGGGGCCCCCATCATGAACCTCATCCGGCCCACTCAGATGGCTGCCATGCTGCCCAATGGCACCCCCACCCTGGTGCCTCCCACACCGGATGGCGGGCTAATCTACACCACCCCTTACGAGTACCCTTACGCCCTGGCACCCACCTCCCTGCTGGAGTACCCCATCGAGCACAGTGGGGTTCTAGGTAAGAGAGCCTGGGGAAGCATGGGTGCAGCAGGTACTCCCAACTTTAGCCAGCCTGGACAGGAGGGCAGCTTGTTTTACCCCGGAGCTGGGGTGCTGGACGCAGCTTCCATGAGCCACAGTCAGGACTTGTTGAAAGGTAAATATGTCGTGTCCACCTGAGgatcaaaaacagacaaactcaCAGAGTGGATGTTCTGGTGATGGGATGACCAGCTATGTGGCTCATATGGACACTGTATTAAAAAGGCAAAGGGGGACAGAAGTAACCTTGAGAGGGCTAGGCTCTTGGAAAGTTCTCGTTGTTATTTAGACTTCACTGTTATCGTCACGCTCTCGCCAAACAATTATGCTCTCAGGTTTACATAGCCTCTTTTCTGCAAGGTTCATATAGGAGGACTCGCCTCAGTGTGAAATGAGGCACGCCGACAGAAACACATACACGCAGCCTGCTCTCTAACCCTTTCATGCACTGGCCTGGAGGCATATTCAGTCTGGCGGCAGATCCCCTCGGATTTCTGCAGCTTTTGAAATCATTTCTCTGTGCTGTTCTCTGCAGGCAGGCCTTGATGCCTGTAGATAGTCCCTCTCTCACTCCCACTGGGGATGTTCATTAAATTCCTCcagtcttcctttttttcttctctctcccctctctccattGTCTTAGCCTCACCCCTCTTGAACTTGAGCTCTGTGCTAATACCTGACACTCCCCTTAGTTTCTGTGTCAGGAGCGCAGTTCAATATGAGGGTCTGTGTATTATATTCATTCTCAATGGTGCTTTAAGCTCAACACATCTGCTACCAAAGAGATAACTATTGATGAAAAACAGTCTGATATGAACACCATATGTTGTATTGAGGCTGCCGTTAACAAAAGCAAAGCTGTTTCCCATGTACTGACAGAAGAGGCTTTTGTCAGTTGCTTTCCAGCTTTAATTTGACACAGTGCTCCTCTAATGTTGTCCGCGGCATCATCTGGCAGCAGCAGACACGAACGTGATTTTAGCTGACCTGTGTATTTGACGTGCCTCTGGGAGTCATGTGTAGAACAGACAGGGGCAGCTGACtggcttttctctctttaactTGCAGGGTTACACCAGCTTAGTGCATTTTATTTACTCACACTATTGATTGGTGCCTTCAGCAACACAGGGCCCTGTGGAACACACTCGCTCCCGTACTCACAAACACTCATGCACTTGGTTCGGCTGCCTGCGCTACTGTATCTAGCCGCCATTGGCTTCTCTGAGAATAAAGAAATGTCAGGCCATCTGCTTCTTCAGAGTAGTGTAGGTGGCTGCGTAGTCATCAGCCAAAAGTCGCTCTTAAACTTGACAATGCCAGAACAAAATCCTTGTTGGATTTTATAACTTATTCCACATGTCCCCTCTTCCTCTGGGagggcttgatttatttttcttaattcatGCGCGCattagggctgtacccgactcagaattgtGTCAGTCGAATCGGATTTGGCTGTTTAATACAAATACTCAacaatttgctttgttttccatGTGAAGCTTTAAAGTTTAACGGGCTCCACGGGactttcagtgtgacagcagcattaatgtaatatagtaaacaagcgaACTTGTCTATCAAAGGATGACAAATGCTCAACAACgttttttgccgacactagatatcaactAAAGCCAGTTAATatatcatattaagttgctttgagctgcaaattcaccacTTTTAAGCAGAGggtctctcctttttctccctccGTGCCGCtacctgcatgtctgcagctccaAATAAcagcgtgaaagtcaagagcgctcagTCCGCATCAAAATCTCAGGACCAAAACGTCCcaagaagtacactgcacagcacactgacaagcaaaaaacaaaacaaaacaaaaaaaagaccgCTGCTCGACCtaaagcaatctcagtcgactgaggggtttccaactgatgattcgaatctcTAACCTTCAGTGGGCAGTCCTAGCGCGcttcacatttttgttgaacATACAGCAAACAGTTTGTGTCGTGTTCACCAGACTCTGTCAAGCACTGCAGCAGGAAGGAATCAGTTGTGACAAATCTAAGAGGAAAATGACAGCGTCTGCCGCCAGTGAACAGATTGACCCGGAGAGAAGTGgtgaaagagggaaagagaaaatgaaagagagagggagaggcaggtGGTGTCTGGCACTATTCAATTACCATCAGAGCTGTATTGGATTTCCccacctttcaaaataaagagaCAAATTTCTCTCAATCCGCCTCTGGATCCCAGAGGAAGAATCGCATTATTTTTCCAGACAGCCCAGGAGCCTGTACCCTTTGCCTGCCCCCTTTTTCAAAGAGTCCTCCGTATTACTCTGAGCACTGTGGAATTTTATTACTTAAGTTATGCATTTTTAGATACCAAGTAAAGCTCCAAAAagacatattatttttttctactgcatttttctacaaaaaaagaagctctgtgtgatgtgtgtatatgtactATAATCTGTATTATGTTCTGTGTATTGTTGTATTATTCAAGCATTATAATGATAATggttaaaaatgtgaatgttattACTGTAAAAGATGACTGTTTTTCCCCAGCTCAAAGTGAATGGTTTCTAACCTTGTGGACCTGTTACAATCTAGGTGCAATGGCTACTAAAGTGAGACGGCATGACACGCGGGTCCATCCTTACCAAAGGATTGTGACCGCTGACAGAGGTCAGTTTAGTCTCCTAGCTACACTCTGCTATTGACTGAATTTCAATGATTATTATGCCTATTATGCCTCGATGCCTTAGTTGGGAATTTGTatatgtattgtgttttttgtccccccacccccccaaccaccaccaccaccaccaccgctcCTATCGCATACATCCACACACCAGCTAAATGGTTGATCGTGGTATgcacattttgtttacatttagtacttaacatatacagtatatgtagaTGGTGTATATGTCAAAGCTCAGGCAAAAGTGATCTGAACAGCTTTTGGTTTATTGCAGCTGTGAAGCCAGGACAGGTAGTACTTTGCAGGCAGTGTTAAAGGTGTATAATGACATTCCTCTGATGTGAGATTAGAGCCTAAAATGGGGCAGGCTTGTTCCCATACATGATTTATCTCCTCGGCTCATaaggagcaaaaaaaataataaaaaaaaaaaagggagaagcATTTTCATACTGTATGTGAGAGATCTGGTAGGCAGAAGACAAAGTAGCCATGCTGCTACCACGCACCATTTCACcttgaaatttaaatttattttgcattttatttttctatggaAGATAGACACGCACAGACATAAGCTGAGGTAGCTTGCATTCTCTGCAGTGTATTGCGaatagattgaaaaaaaaaaagaagctaaaacacattttaaatatttcagttgTACATGAGGTactgtcattttatattttagcattttatatcaaaatgtatttatggttcttgtgtatatttatattatataaaaatatactgctaaataaagagaaagaatCGGAAAGCATCGATTCATCTATTCATTGCACATTTAACACTAGTCACAGTTCACATAACATTAGTAAGTCTCCTTACCACTAATCACACTGTTTGTAACTTGCACTGAAAGACACTAAAACActagattttttgttgttcttattttgtttgtctgttcgACCTCTCTTTgcttctgttttgatttttggtgGCAATGTGCGCTTAAATTAAACCACCAAGCTACCTGATTCAGGGTGGGGGCTTAGTAGTTGGGATCATGATGTGACAGCGTCATGATTTTAATAAGATTAGCTGAGTCATCTCACATCTGCAAGGGAATTAGGAGCAGGGTGGGGAGGGCGACATAAGAgattgcattcattttattgttaaaatgatgtcattCCAGTCTCTTCTTGCTGACACTAATATcctttctatcttttttttctgtttgttttgtttttgtttctaaccACCTAGCCGCCACCGGCAACTAACACATGACCTTCTGACCTCTGAACTCTTCACCCAATGACGAGCCGCCCCAAGCCTGCCTGCTGATCAGTTAACTGGTAATTGCCTTTTGCTAGCCTCTCGGACgcaagtgagagagagagagagagagagagagaggcgccTGCCCGTACAGTTACCCTAACACGTTCTGACAAAAAAtagaagacagaaaacacaacaaaaacccaACAGAGTtgtgtaatattcattttttccctctgttcATTGAGTTCAATTCccattctttctctttctttttcttcatgaatCATAAACTGGGTGGATGTGTTTGTGGTATTACTCATGAATCTGCACTGAATTATATAGCAATAAAGACCCCCACCCCAACCTGCCCACCCACCCTCCTTTAATCACTCTAATTTGGTGACCTCAGTTGTTTGAATCCGAGTTCAATATCTATTTGACGCAAACCATTTGGTTTCAGAGTAATGACATCATCCtccttcaaaaaacaaaacaaaaagccccCACCTGTCCCACCCTGTTCCCACCTAccgggagagaaaaagaaatagaaggAAAGAGAACGTACACTCACATTAACTtgtttaatttctgtcatttttcacatGTAGTGCAGTTGTTGAGCTCTAAGATGTAATTATGAGCTGACACATTCTGGGTGTGCCCCTCCGAAcagctttctgtctgttttgttttgtttttttttaaagcatggcTGAAATGATTGCAAGAAGGAGCTTTTTACGATTtgtgtggtttatttttttcctctgtctttttttttttttggctttacttTTGAGTTATTTTCTCCACTTGGTTTTTCTGTTGTTCATATTTGACTAATTAGCTTTGCTTAAATTGACTAGCCAAAATGAGGCAGGTGGTTAtctctggaaaacaaaaaggcaatcTGATGTTTGAAGCAGGCTGCAGAAACTGAGAATTGATGAAGGGCAAGATGGGAAGGTCACTAATTGGGCTgatgggtttgtgtgtgtgttttttttttttttttttttaattaatactaCAATGAAAGTAGGGTGTGCTGAGGCTTCGGGGACATTGGAGCAGTGCTTATTAGCTACTGACCATTGCTACGCCCCCATCCACACTACATCCATTATACAGTGCCTGatgtatttagaaaaatatctcAATGAGTTTAGCTGAGCTGTgattgaaaagacaaaaaaaagtattaagtgTGAATTTAGCCAAAGGGTTTTCCAATTAATTATATATCTGCAATTATGCATCTGTCTCACAGAGGGCTCTCTTTGTGATTTTAGAGTTTGGAAGGGTGTGAGTTTGTGGTGCCTGCCTTCAGCTGGAACAGACAGCCAGTCAGTTAGATGAGTTTTGACCCATTAatgctctatttttttttctgaggagGAGAACGCAGGCAATTAACACTAAATCAACACGCTACTCAATTACAGTACGTTGCTAGGGGGAAGGGCACTTTGAAGTTCTGTACATAAATGCTTTTGTCATGAGGCTTCTGTATTGAGTTGCTTCATCAGCCACATTGCCAAAagactgtttattttctttatttttcattttttgcatctcaacatttggtcatttttgttcaaatgtattttttgtttttaaccccAGTCATCACATGGGACATCAGGTGTTTAGAAATTAGGCAAAATCTTATTTAGTTCCGATTACTTTCgtgatgaaacatttttttatcacatgAACGAACCCTCCAAAAGCGCATCCACAATGTGTCACACCTCCCTGTGAACGTAGTCTCCTGAGCCCACAATCTTTTGTTGAACTCTCTCAAGAAAAAATAGGATGTGAAAGCCATGCCTGCCTGTTCAAATTGCTTTATACATAcgtcttatatatatataaatatatatatatctctctCTTCTCGATCACCctgtaataaatatataaaaatgtagatATCTGTCATTGCATATACAAATACAGAAGAgaacaaaaaatagataatttTACAGGGTGctggagaagagaaaaaaattgaaaaatctatttttggcaattttagcTTTTGATACTTTACTTGCAGttacaaaatctgaaaaaaatgtaataaaaaaaaaagttaaaacagtaTAGGGGGAAACAGATAACTGAGTGGGTGAGGAAAAAGTGCTGTTACCTTGGATATGATTGGAAAGGAAGACCAAAACAGATCAAAACCCTTGAAAAAGTTAGTGAGGATCAGAGCGAGTCAAGACGCCTCGAGAGAGTTTTAAAGAGGATCAAATCAAAGTGCCTTATCAACAGTGGTTTCTGTTTTCTGAGTATTCCAGTTGTGTTCAATAATATCCAGCACCCACCAAGATGGCGCAGAGAGGAATGGCTAGTGTTACACGCTCTGAATCGTCGAGCAGGGTAGCTCCCACCGTATCGTGGTGTTACCGAAGTTATTCTATGCAAAAAGAATAGCAGTCGTTTTGACCAGCTAAAAATATGTGCCATGGTTTTGTCttcctgaatttttttttctttttcctttactTGATGGCCCTTTACTCTGCTGTATGTGCaggttttgttctctttttatttagattttaatgaTCATTATGAAATATTGTCTTGATTTATGGTGACTGTGACTAACTTCCTAGAACAAATTGAACTGCCAATAGCAATGCAGTAGTCTGCCAGAACATGTTTTGATCATGAGCTGAGAAAAATACATAACGTTCAAGGGAATGGATagggaaagagagagcgagggggGGAGTCGTCCCCGTTGGCAGGAAGCCCCGTTTGTTTCAACAGCTGCAAACTGAAAACATCCAGTCCATGTCTCTCGATGTCAATTTGACAACCAACTATCGATACAATCACGAGATTTATAATGGACGAATGAAATGCTGGATAATGAAACAAGCAACTCTATTTCACAGCCAAATAGTTTTCAGTTATTGAAACAGCTGACAGTTTGTTGCTGGAAGGTGGAATAAACTCGTAATATAAAAATTGAGGAATTCTTAGATTCCAATATTACCCTTGgcagtttgtttttctattcATAGCTCTTTCATCATGCTGTTACACCGAAAGGtcaatgaattttttttcttcttcagtgttattattttaaattgaaatgcaATATTAAAGTGGAGCAAGTGATGGCTATTCAGCATTTGACAGTATTAAGAAAATTCCCTCTGCAATGTTACAACTTGCTGTGTCATTGTGAAAGGCTGGATAAGTCCATCAGGTGAAAGGTTAACTCTATACCTACCGTATTCTCTCTGGCCTGCCTACTACATGTATGATAATGTAATTAACAGCCATTGTTACAggtttataatgtatttttctaatctcattttatatgtatattaatCATGTTTCTgagtgctttttttattttatgaaaccctctgctactttttttttcctcccctaaATGccccccctctcttcctccccctcccccctttctCTTTTACATCTTGAAAACTGTCTCTTGTGGGGAGTGTTGCCTTTTCCCTGTtatatttggttttgttttcttgccaaTTCCCAGCTTGTTTAACTCATTAGCTACTTTATTAGTTTTCTTGTCATAAGTATTTTTACATGCTTGCATTTAGTTTTCATGGTGTATgctgttatttttcttattaacctcttggcatttattttaataaaacattcttAGTAAGAATTTTACTAACTTGCTGatattttgtcttgtgtttttaacCAGTT harbors:
- the qkia gene encoding protein quaking-A isoform X3 — encoded protein: MMVGEVEVKERPRPSPDYLMQLLNEKKLMTSLPNLCGIFTHLERLLDEEINRVRKDMYSDTVNGLVDRHPLELPEPIGPIVHLQEKLFVPVKEYPDYNFVGRILGPRGLTAKQLEAETGCKIMVRGKSSMRDKKKEEQNRGKPNWEHLNEDLHVLITVEDTQGRAEIKMRRAVEEVKKLLVPAAEGEDNLKKMQLMELAILNGTYRDNNIKTPAAAAAQGPRLIAAPTGQVLPPQALRPPTPAGAPIMNLIRPTQMAAMLPNGTPTLVPPTPDGGLIYTTPYEYPYALAPTSLLEYPIEHSGVLGKRAWGSMGAAGTPNFSQPGQEGSLFYPGAGVLDAASMSHSQDLLKGAMATKVRRHDTRVHPYQRIVTADRGQFSLLATLCY
- the qkia gene encoding protein quaking-A isoform X1, with the protein product MMVGEVEVKERPRPSPDYLMQLLNEKKLMTSLPNLCGIFTHLERLLDEEINRVRKDMYSDTVNGLVDRHPLELPEPIGPIVHLQEKLFVPVKEYPDYNFVGRILGPRGLTAKQLEAETGCKIMVRGKSSMRDKKKEEQNRGKPNWEHLNEDLHVLITVEDTQGRAEIKMRRAVEEVKKLLVPAAEGEDNLKKMQLMELAILNGTYRDNNIKTPTLAFSLAAAAAAAQGPRLIAAPTGQVLPPQALRPPTPAGAPIMNLIRPTQMAAMLPNGTPTLVPPTPDGGLIYTTPYEYPYALAPTSLLEYPIEHSGVLGKRAWGSMGAAGTPNFSQPGQEGSLFYPGAGVLDAASMSHSQDLLKGAMATKVRRHDTRVHPYQRIVTADRGQFSLLATLCY
- the qkia gene encoding protein quaking-A isoform X2; translated protein: MMVGEVEVKERPRPSPDYLMQLLNEKKLMTSLPNLCGIFTHLERLLDEEINRVRKDMYSDTVNGLVDRHPLELPEPIGPIVHLQEKLFVPVKEYPDYNFVGRILGPRGLTAKQLEAETGCKIMVRGKSSMRDKKKEEQNRGKPNWEHLNEDLHVLITVEDTQGRAEIKMRRAVEEVKKLLVPAAEGEDNLKKMQLMELAILNGTYRDNNIKTPTLAFSLAAAAAAAQGPRLIAAPTGQVLPPQALRPPTPAGAPIMNLIRPTQMAAMLPNGTPTLVPPTPDGGLIYTTPYEYPYALAPTSLLEYPIEHSGVLGKRAWGSMGAAGTPNFSQPGQEGSLFYPGAGVLDAASMSHSQDLLKGAMATKVRRHDTRVHPYQRIVTADRAATGN